The following coding sequences lie in one Natrarchaeobius halalkaliphilus genomic window:
- a CDS encoding DUF2797 domain-containing protein — MQLVGYEPSGRGSALLVSNGGSIERRVIEPGDRLTYALGSRRCAGVIDDGTHLACERSAAPYCDFHTSTWVCARCTGTCLKDEMDCYEEHAVYLAAFAPETFKVGVTRRRRLETRLREQGADRAAHVHTVSNGRIARQIEAEIARRLVDRVRTDAKVASLASRVDEDAWLDVLTSFDVIDRFDLEYGFDVETRPVRETIATGIVVGLKGRLLVLENGGTTYAVDMRDLVGYELETGETDRNLQSSLGSFG, encoded by the coding sequence GTGCAACTGGTCGGGTACGAACCGAGCGGACGCGGGTCGGCGCTTCTCGTGAGCAACGGCGGGTCGATCGAACGACGGGTGATAGAGCCCGGCGACCGACTCACGTACGCCCTCGGCTCGCGTCGCTGTGCGGGCGTGATCGACGACGGGACGCACCTCGCTTGCGAACGCTCGGCCGCACCGTACTGTGACTTTCATACCAGCACCTGGGTCTGTGCCCGCTGTACGGGAACCTGTCTGAAAGACGAGATGGACTGCTACGAAGAACACGCGGTCTACCTCGCGGCGTTCGCCCCCGAAACGTTCAAGGTCGGCGTCACCCGACGCCGGCGGCTCGAGACCCGTCTTCGCGAACAGGGTGCAGACCGTGCGGCTCACGTCCACACCGTTTCGAACGGCCGGATCGCCCGCCAGATCGAAGCCGAGATCGCAAGGCGGCTCGTCGACCGCGTTCGAACGGACGCGAAAGTCGCTTCGCTCGCCAGTCGGGTCGACGAGGACGCCTGGCTAGACGTCCTGACGTCGTTCGACGTGATCGACCGGTTCGATCTCGAGTACGGCTTCGACGTCGAGACCCGACCCGTTCGCGAGACGATCGCGACGGGAATCGTCGTCGGCCTGAAGGGGCGGCTGCTGGTCCTCGAGAACGGCGGGACGACCTACGCCGTCGACATGCGCGATCTCGTCGGCTACGAACTCGAGACGGGTGAGACGGACCGAAACCTCCAGTCGTCGCTCGGTTCCTTCGGCTGA
- a CDS encoding BsuPI-related putative proteinase inhibitor, which produces MTLEGTLEPTVSIGGGGTPAVEFAFSDGRAFAQVLGSERLDTDDVATYDGSWTDAQPGQYTAVAELLARETSCEARAEITVPQNG; this is translated from the coding sequence ATGACGCTCGAGGGAACGCTCGAACCGACGGTCTCGATCGGCGGTGGGGGTACCCCTGCCGTGGAGTTCGCGTTCTCCGATGGGCGCGCGTTCGCTCAGGTGCTCGGCTCCGAGCGCCTCGATACCGACGACGTCGCGACGTACGACGGGAGCTGGACCGATGCACAGCCGGGCCAGTACACCGCCGTCGCTGAGCTGCTCGCACGAGAGACGTCCTGCGAGGCGCGCGCGGAGATAACCGTTCCACAGAACGGGTGA
- a CDS encoding CbiX/SirB N-terminal domain-containing protein has translation MQALVIAAHGSHLNPNASDPTYAHADAIRETGAFDEVREAFWKEEPHFREVIRTLESESVFVVPLFISEGYFTEQVIPRELRLEEWDPALWDSNGTDASQATLEATDVGKTIHYCGPVGTHDAMTDVIVGRAETVTDDPSVGEGFGLAVVGHGTERNENSAKAIEYHAGRIRERERFDEVNALFMDEPPEVDDVTDYFESEDVVVVPLFVADGYHTQEDIPEDMGLTADYRRGWDVPAEVDGHRIWYAGAVGTEGLMADVILERAADAGADIDEAIAAVRAATTATGDGGVNSDASTGAGD, from the coding sequence ATGCAAGCGCTGGTCATCGCGGCACACGGATCTCACCTGAATCCGAACGCTTCGGATCCGACGTACGCTCACGCGGACGCCATCCGAGAGACGGGCGCGTTCGACGAGGTTCGTGAGGCGTTCTGGAAAGAAGAACCACACTTTCGCGAGGTTATCCGAACCCTCGAGTCCGAATCGGTGTTCGTCGTTCCGCTGTTCATCAGCGAGGGCTATTTCACCGAGCAGGTCATCCCGCGCGAACTTCGACTCGAGGAGTGGGATCCGGCGCTGTGGGACTCGAACGGAACCGACGCCTCCCAGGCGACGCTCGAGGCGACCGACGTCGGAAAAACGATCCACTACTGCGGCCCGGTTGGAACGCACGATGCGATGACGGACGTGATCGTCGGACGAGCCGAAACCGTCACGGATGATCCGAGCGTGGGCGAGGGATTCGGCCTGGCGGTCGTCGGCCACGGTACCGAACGCAACGAGAACTCCGCGAAGGCGATCGAGTACCACGCGGGCCGGATTCGAGAGCGCGAACGCTTCGACGAGGTGAACGCCCTGTTCATGGACGAACCGCCCGAAGTCGACGACGTCACGGACTACTTCGAGAGCGAGGACGTCGTCGTCGTCCCGCTGTTCGTCGCTGACGGCTACCACACGCAAGAGGACATCCCCGAAGACATGGGCCTGACGGCGGATTATCGACGCGGGTGGGACGTCCCGGCAGAGGTCGACGGCCACCGCATCTGGTACGCCGGTGCCGTCGGGACCGAAGGGTTGATGGCCGACGTGATCCTCGAGCGGGCGGCCGACGCCGGGGCCGACATAGACGAGGCGATCGCAGCCGTCCGCGCGGCGACGACGGCCACCGGCGATGGTGGCGTGAATTCGGACGCGAGTACCGGAGCGGGTGACTGA
- a CDS encoding DR2241 family protein, whose protein sequence is MTVSRTHVESLLERADDGVALDGFRLERSEDGDGRYVLETPDQRRPSLDESALEGALESTAEYVTNWSYWQETVGGEGTARRAFLRWCERAPVGETEPTAAGNGDRGITERGTAETEPIRSLPERYDAIRTGISREWGQLSITVSFDDGDDRRGGRVYELRHVDDDGAQREDLEALDEPRDARDIATTDENGRYRPLKTAPTLESGWVFADLAGDDLVEAVDFLYPATIANWHRERRGNLDVDHWLETAERQTGIYDVVDELPREAVEWMAEACCVDSQCLRRREWEYEEDAELDVDGGDGQFPCREPCSLVIAAARKWTILESEDERTYELELTTSEFNQLTELIDAVAEGRTDEVREADVYDGANRYRARYLRAKRFDDGALTARSSDEE, encoded by the coding sequence GTGACGGTGTCGAGGACACACGTCGAGTCGCTGCTCGAGCGCGCCGACGATGGAGTCGCGCTCGATGGATTCCGTCTCGAGCGATCCGAAGACGGCGACGGGCGATACGTTCTCGAGACGCCGGATCAGCGACGACCGTCGCTCGACGAATCCGCACTCGAAGGAGCACTCGAGTCGACAGCGGAGTACGTCACGAACTGGTCCTACTGGCAGGAAACGGTCGGCGGCGAGGGGACCGCCCGGCGTGCGTTTCTCCGGTGGTGTGAACGGGCACCGGTTGGGGAAACCGAACCGACGGCCGCCGGAAACGGAGACCGAGGAATCACGGAACGGGGGACGGCGGAGACCGAACCGATCCGCTCGCTCCCGGAGCGCTACGACGCAATCAGAACCGGCATCAGTCGCGAGTGGGGACAGCTTTCCATCACCGTGAGCTTCGACGACGGCGACGACCGTCGCGGGGGGCGCGTCTACGAACTTCGACACGTCGACGACGACGGGGCTCAGCGCGAGGATCTCGAGGCGCTGGACGAGCCTCGAGACGCACGCGATATCGCGACTACCGACGAGAACGGGCGCTATCGACCGCTGAAGACCGCGCCGACGCTCGAGTCGGGCTGGGTCTTTGCCGACCTCGCGGGCGACGACCTCGTCGAGGCCGTCGACTTTCTGTATCCGGCGACGATCGCGAACTGGCACCGCGAGCGACGGGGTAATCTGGACGTCGACCACTGGCTCGAGACCGCCGAGCGCCAGACGGGGATCTACGACGTGGTCGACGAACTACCCCGCGAGGCCGTCGAGTGGATGGCTGAAGCCTGCTGTGTCGACTCGCAGTGTCTGCGCCGTCGAGAGTGGGAGTACGAGGAGGATGCCGAACTCGACGTCGACGGTGGCGACGGCCAGTTCCCCTGTCGCGAGCCGTGTTCGCTCGTGATCGCCGCAGCCCGGAAGTGGACGATCCTCGAATCGGAGGACGAACGGACCTACGAACTCGAGTTGACCACGAGCGAGTTCAATCAGCTGACCGAGCTGATCGATGCGGTCGCGGAGGGACGAACCGACGAGGTTCGCGAGGCGGACGTCTACGACGGTGCGAACCGGTATCGGGCGCGGTACCTCCGAGCGAAGCGCTTCGACGACGGCGCGCTCACGGCGCGGTCGTCCGACGAGGAGTGA
- a CDS encoding DUF7524 family protein — protein MSGTQITVYVNRGTTDSLEAETESIETHRTFTLDLQGYERPAHVHCRILGDLDRIVSIDQSNYYLEPGVETGVPVEIDSARIDEPVDGQLEIVTGYGAESLTIDLTVTPAPDTGIDVDRSLSKPSRPTPEPSPFEQLFSRLVLDTSAIAVLALGAIAVAIATITAATIGGLMALIGLAIVGAGVLVALWLLLY, from the coding sequence GTGTCCGGGACCCAGATCACCGTGTACGTCAACCGCGGCACCACCGACTCGCTCGAAGCTGAGACCGAGTCGATAGAGACTCATCGGACGTTCACGCTCGATCTACAGGGTTACGAACGGCCAGCACACGTTCACTGCCGGATTCTGGGAGATCTCGATCGGATCGTCTCGATCGACCAGTCGAACTACTACCTCGAGCCGGGAGTCGAAACGGGCGTTCCGGTCGAGATCGACTCGGCTCGAATCGACGAGCCCGTCGACGGACAACTCGAAATTGTGACGGGCTACGGCGCGGAATCCCTGACGATCGATCTGACGGTTACGCCCGCACCAGACACCGGGATCGACGTCGATCGGTCACTTTCGAAACCGTCGCGACCAACGCCCGAACCGAGCCCCTTCGAACAACTGTTCTCCCGCCTCGTCCTCGATACGTCAGCGATCGCCGTCCTCGCACTGGGCGCGATCGCGGTCGCTATCGCGACGATCACCGCGGCGACGATCGGCGGCCTGATGGCGCTGATCGGACTCGCCATCGTCGGTGCCGGCGTACTCGTTGCACTGTGGTTGCTGTTGTACTAG
- a CDS encoding methytransferase partner Trm112 yields MKESLLDILRCPMDKHELELEDAEYGENGDEIVAGTLVCVECGERYRIEDGIPNLLPPDMREETPA; encoded by the coding sequence ATGAAGGAGTCGCTGCTGGATATCTTGCGCTGTCCGATGGACAAACACGAACTCGAGCTCGAGGACGCCGAATACGGCGAGAACGGCGATGAGATCGTGGCCGGCACGCTTGTCTGTGTCGAATGTGGCGAGCGATACCGGATCGAAGACGGAATTCCCAACCTGCTGCCACCCGACATGCGCGAGGAAACACCGGCCTGA
- a CDS encoding CPBP family glutamic-type intramembrane protease: MATEDETRIERRIRGQFDRLSWVQKSLLTGAVLTLLWMYFVPGDLDERIVVDGILLIGGPLALGLTHGRHIGWNINRVAVRNAVLLSLFVLPFYLVGSTLPTIREFYPMWYTSAALGEFVPHAAQLFLLALATETYYRGLLCVGIKEIGFKAVFISPIVYMIHHASKPPIEFLLSGPTDVLFGAVDYKSNSILPSVIAHGAGLVLLDWLILHDPLFDPTPVLQYLEWVPIPL; encoded by the coding sequence GTGGCGACCGAGGACGAAACGCGGATCGAACGCCGGATTCGCGGCCAGTTCGACCGACTCTCCTGGGTCCAGAAGTCCCTGCTGACCGGCGCAGTACTGACGCTCCTCTGGATGTACTTCGTTCCGGGCGACCTGGACGAGCGGATCGTCGTCGACGGCATTCTCCTGATCGGCGGGCCGCTCGCGCTGGGACTCACTCACGGCCGACACATCGGATGGAATATCAACCGCGTTGCCGTCCGAAACGCAGTCTTGCTGTCGTTGTTCGTTCTCCCGTTTTATCTCGTCGGCTCGACGCTCCCGACGATTCGGGAGTTCTATCCGATGTGGTACACCTCGGCCGCACTGGGCGAGTTCGTGCCACACGCCGCACAACTGTTCTTGCTCGCGCTGGCGACCGAAACCTACTATCGGGGGCTGCTCTGTGTCGGTATCAAGGAGATCGGCTTCAAGGCGGTGTTCATCAGCCCGATCGTCTACATGATTCACCACGCTTCGAAGCCCCCGATCGAATTCCTGCTCTCCGGACCGACCGACGTCCTCTTCGGCGCAGTCGATTACAAATCGAACTCGATTCTCCCCTCCGTCATCGCCCACGGTGCCGGTCTCGTCTTGCTCGACTGGCTCATCCTGCACGATCCGCTGTTCGATCCGACGCCGGTACTTCAGTACCTCGAGTGGGTGCCGATCCCGCTGTGA
- a CDS encoding DUF5789 family protein, giving the protein MSDDEDEEPAVSLGEHTPVEGAPLARVTSRLTWPKEKSEIDRLEGESVVRTPDGPTPLSSILEDVDETYFQRSQEFEGCVRAVIGTGPIPTADE; this is encoded by the coding sequence ATGAGCGACGACGAGGACGAGGAACCTGCCGTCTCACTCGGAGAGCACACCCCCGTCGAGGGCGCGCCCCTCGCCCGCGTGACTTCGCGACTGACCTGGCCGAAAGAGAAAAGCGAGATCGACCGCCTCGAGGGAGAGAGCGTCGTTCGGACGCCCGATGGTCCCACACCGCTGTCGTCGATTCTCGAGGATGTCGACGAGACGTACTTCCAGCGCAGTCAGGAGTTCGAGGGCTGTGTTCGCGCGGTTATCGGGACGGGTCCGATTCCGACAGCGGACGAGTAA
- a CDS encoding DUF7139 domain-containing protein: protein MTSLTDVYEGSTGEMRDPRRLYAGTALVLFGAILAVVAVLMAATDLFSGFVTALSWEMAPQYASVRIAGGLAGLGVPAALVGVFIVLPANRRVKAAAAISASLCLFGVVLFWHAYPYHWNGVGEDLTFQVSVVYLLGLFTAVWCLFTAVVNFKTRNDPGGMLEMNVTRHNQTILEVSDEDRESSQFGGVGFLGGTPDGEVETQTNAPGAGTGDEKATTDSEGRSSGDPEPARSSDPTTADEDGGTILSSGSKTGPDRSNGPTKPRRGLGGVPSSDGGSAASDVSSPLDEAPTGENGAEIVESAASGPNPDEPTDRYCGNCRHFEYVRSTSGMVPYCGYHEQAMDNMDACEEWMPNRR from the coding sequence ATGACAAGCCTGACGGACGTCTACGAGGGGAGCACCGGGGAGATGCGTGATCCCCGACGGCTGTACGCGGGGACGGCGCTCGTCCTGTTCGGCGCAATCCTTGCGGTTGTGGCCGTCCTCATGGCGGCGACCGACCTCTTTAGCGGATTCGTCACCGCGCTCTCCTGGGAGATGGCACCACAGTACGCGTCCGTCCGTATCGCCGGCGGACTCGCCGGGTTGGGCGTTCCAGCAGCGCTCGTCGGCGTCTTCATCGTTTTGCCCGCGAACCGACGCGTCAAGGCCGCAGCCGCGATCAGCGCGAGCCTCTGTCTGTTCGGTGTCGTCCTGTTCTGGCACGCCTATCCCTACCACTGGAACGGCGTCGGAGAGGATCTGACGTTTCAGGTTTCGGTTGTCTATCTGCTCGGACTCTTTACCGCGGTCTGGTGTCTGTTCACCGCCGTCGTCAACTTCAAGACGCGAAACGACCCCGGTGGAATGCTCGAGATGAACGTCACGCGTCACAATCAGACGATCCTCGAGGTTTCCGACGAAGACCGCGAGTCGAGTCAGTTCGGCGGAGTCGGGTTCCTGGGCGGAACGCCCGACGGTGAGGTCGAAACGCAGACCAACGCGCCCGGTGCTGGAACAGGCGACGAAAAAGCGACGACTGACTCGGAGGGGCGGTCCTCCGGTGACCCAGAACCCGCTCGATCGTCCGATCCGACAACCGCGGACGAAGACGGGGGGACGATCCTGTCTTCGGGATCGAAAACGGGACCCGATCGTTCGAACGGGCCGACGAAACCGCGCCGCGGACTCGGTGGCGTCCCATCGAGCGATGGTGGCTCTGCTGCGTCGGACGTCTCCTCACCCCTCGATGAGGCACCGACCGGCGAAAACGGAGCGGAGATCGTCGAATCAGCGGCTTCCGGGCCGAATCCCGACGAACCGACCGATCGATACTGCGGAAACTGTCGTCACTTCGAGTACGTTCGATCGACCTCCGGCATGGTTCCGTACTGTGGGTATCACGAGCAGGCGATGGACAATATGGACGCCTGCGAGGAGTGGATGCCGAACCGACGATAA
- a CDS encoding metal-dependent hydrolase, translating to MNKKGHVLNAVLLSIGLGYLLEPATQLSQAQATIESIVMIAVPVTLGALFPDVDTAFGKHRKTLHNLAVLGAFVAYPYAFAGNLEYVWIGVLTHYVLDVAGSRRGIALFYPLSSTEYSLPTGVAVSSKYATVVTVIVTAGELALAAAIVYEVPQWGFELGRQTIGI from the coding sequence ATGAACAAGAAGGGACACGTCCTGAACGCCGTGTTGTTGAGTATCGGACTGGGATACCTACTCGAGCCGGCAACGCAACTCTCACAGGCACAGGCGACGATCGAATCGATAGTGATGATCGCCGTTCCGGTGACTCTCGGTGCGCTGTTTCCGGACGTCGACACGGCGTTCGGAAAACACCGGAAGACGCTACACAATCTGGCGGTCCTGGGTGCGTTCGTCGCCTACCCGTACGCGTTCGCGGGCAACCTCGAGTACGTCTGGATCGGCGTACTCACGCACTACGTGCTGGACGTCGCGGGCAGCAGACGAGGGATCGCGTTGTTTTATCCGCTGTCCTCGACGGAGTACAGTCTGCCGACGGGGGTCGCAGTGAGCAGCAAATACGCAACCGTCGTGACGGTGATCGTCACGGCTGGTGAGCTAGCCCTCGCCGCAGCGATCGTCTACGAGGTTCCACAGTGGGGCTTCGAACTCGGACGACAAACGATCGGAATCTAG
- a CDS encoding CinA family protein has protein sequence MNDDIDRGLPMAVADALRATDETLAVAESCTGGLIGAAITAVPGASEYFEAGLTTYAYGAKRRLLGVSREALDEHGAVSAPVAREMARGVRDVTDVSWGVSTTGVAGPTGGTDETPVGTVYIGIAYAGPWDSESSFATTARYEFDGDRAAVRAKTADRALEDLLESIEDREKMKA, from the coding sequence ATGAACGACGACATCGACCGGGGGCTCCCGATGGCGGTCGCGGACGCCTTGCGAGCGACCGACGAGACGCTCGCCGTTGCCGAGTCCTGTACCGGGGGATTGATCGGTGCGGCGATCACCGCCGTTCCGGGCGCGAGCGAGTACTTCGAGGCCGGACTGACGACCTACGCCTACGGCGCAAAACGACGTCTCCTCGGGGTCAGTCGCGAGGCGCTCGACGAACACGGTGCCGTCTCCGCACCCGTCGCACGCGAGATGGCGCGTGGAGTCCGCGACGTCACCGACGTCTCCTGGGGTGTTTCGACGACCGGAGTCGCCGGCCCGACCGGCGGGACGGACGAAACCCCCGTCGGAACCGTCTACATCGGCATCGCATACGCCGGCCCCTGGGACAGCGAATCTTCGTTCGCCACGACCGCCCGCTACGAGTTCGACGGCGATCGCGCGGCGGTTCGGGCGAAAACCGCCGATCGGGCGCTCGAGGACCTGCTCGAATCGATCGAGGATCGCGAGAAAATGAAGGCGTAA
- a CDS encoding pyridoxal phosphate-dependent aminotransferase: protein MEYETPLFFRVIEYASRADRDVIDMVSGKPDWEPPSAVRDGLSEYATHPSDAFQYPPSEGLFELREEIARRRGVDTEHVVVTNGAAEANYLAMACALERDRGDEILLTDPVYPYYPGKTTMLGGTQSFVPTDATGQLDPAAVRAAASDETAAIVVNSPNNPTGAVYPAETIHSLVAIAEEYDAILISDEVYDRYDLSGEFESALAAKSNHRVVTNAFSKSMAITGFRVGYAIFPPKLAASAKSRHMLVNVTASRPAQYAALNALRETDPEYYDGNRALLRERVETFTDALEAAGASYTTPMGSFYVMARFEEYPGTLENVFRLIDEAGVAGMPGEAFGDSRAAWVRFALVTPRVEAAAERLAAFFE, encoded by the coding sequence ATGGAGTACGAGACGCCGCTGTTCTTTCGCGTCATCGAGTACGCCTCGCGCGCTGATCGCGACGTCATCGATATGGTGAGCGGCAAGCCGGACTGGGAACCACCGTCGGCGGTTCGGGACGGGCTCTCGGAGTACGCAACCCACCCCTCGGACGCGTTTCAGTATCCGCCCAGCGAGGGACTCTTCGAGTTGCGCGAGGAGATCGCGAGGCGACGGGGCGTCGACACCGAGCACGTCGTCGTCACCAACGGCGCTGCTGAGGCGAACTACCTCGCGATGGCGTGTGCACTCGAGCGCGACCGGGGCGACGAAATCCTGCTCACCGATCCGGTGTATCCCTATTATCCCGGGAAGACGACGATGCTCGGAGGGACGCAATCGTTCGTCCCGACTGACGCGACGGGACAGCTCGATCCGGCAGCCGTTCGCGCGGCCGCGAGCGACGAGACCGCGGCGATCGTCGTCAACTCACCGAACAATCCGACCGGTGCGGTCTATCCGGCGGAGACGATCCACTCGCTGGTCGCGATCGCGGAGGAGTACGACGCGATCCTCATCAGCGACGAGGTGTACGACCGCTACGATCTGTCCGGGGAGTTCGAAAGCGCCCTCGCAGCGAAGTCGAATCATCGAGTCGTCACGAACGCGTTTTCGAAGTCGATGGCGATAACCGGCTTTCGCGTCGGCTACGCGATTTTCCCGCCGAAGCTCGCGGCGAGCGCCAAGAGCCGACACATGCTGGTCAACGTCACCGCCAGCAGACCCGCACAGTACGCGGCGTTAAACGCACTCCGTGAGACCGACCCGGAGTACTACGATGGAAATCGCGCGCTGCTCCGCGAGCGCGTCGAAACGTTTACCGATGCTCTCGAGGCCGCGGGTGCGTCGTACACGACGCCGATGGGGTCGTTCTACGTGATGGCCCGCTTCGAAGAGTATCCCGGCACCCTCGAGAACGTCTTCCGGCTGATCGACGAGGCCGGCGTCGCGGGGATGCCCGGCGAGGCGTTCGGTGACTCGCGAGCGGCCTGGGTTCGGTTCGCGCTCGTCACCCCCCGCGTCGAAGCGGCGGCCGAGCGACTGGCGGCCTTCTTCGAGTGA
- a CDS encoding ArsA family ATPase produces the protein MSGIDVEPVEEEDRTEATHDDGAHAIEVTPTDDVGSASDRETIEVEPSDEPLEGPEYVLYGGKGGVGKTTMAAATALDSARGGTRTLVVSTDPAHSLSDTFETDVPAEPGRIRDDVPLFGVEIDPEAAIESGKATFPGTGAGSDAGEGAAFDSDTGIGGGAGDLGGLGEMLGGENPMDALFGGAMPGADEAAAMQLLLEYLDDPRFERVVVDTAPTGHTLRLLQLPELMDSMMGRLLQFRQRIGGLFDQMKGMFGDDVPEQAGGMEDLEALRERIERLRAALRDPERTDFRIVMVPEEMSVFESKRLRQQLEEFDIPVDTVVVNRVMEPLSDVTEDVTGEFLRPNLEDCAFCQRRWDVQQQALSEAQELFRGTDVRRVPLLAEEVRGEGMLEVVAACLR, from the coding sequence ATGAGCGGGATCGACGTCGAGCCGGTCGAAGAGGAGGACCGAACCGAGGCGACCCACGACGACGGCGCACACGCGATCGAGGTGACGCCGACGGACGACGTCGGCTCCGCGAGCGACCGCGAGACGATCGAGGTCGAGCCCTCCGACGAGCCACTCGAGGGACCGGAGTACGTCCTCTACGGAGGAAAGGGTGGGGTCGGAAAGACGACGATGGCGGCCGCGACGGCGCTCGACAGCGCCCGCGGCGGTACGCGGACGCTGGTCGTCTCGACTGATCCTGCCCACTCGCTTTCGGATACCTTCGAGACGGACGTTCCGGCGGAGCCCGGTCGAATCCGCGACGACGTTCCCCTTTTCGGGGTGGAGATCGATCCCGAAGCCGCCATCGAGAGCGGGAAGGCGACGTTTCCCGGGACCGGAGCGGGCTCCGACGCGGGTGAAGGGGCGGCTTTCGACAGCGACACCGGCATCGGTGGCGGGGCTGGCGATCTCGGCGGACTCGGAGAGATGCTCGGGGGCGAAAACCCCATGGACGCCCTCTTCGGCGGAGCGATGCCCGGTGCCGACGAGGCGGCGGCGATGCAGCTCCTGCTCGAGTACCTCGACGATCCGCGCTTCGAGCGCGTCGTGGTCGATACGGCACCCACCGGTCACACGTTGCGGCTCCTCCAGTTGCCCGAACTGATGGACAGCATGATGGGACGACTGCTCCAGTTCCGCCAGCGGATCGGCGGTCTGTTCGACCAGATGAAGGGCATGTTCGGTGACGACGTTCCCGAACAGGCGGGCGGAATGGAGGACCTGGAGGCGCTTCGAGAGCGAATCGAGCGCCTTCGGGCAGCTCTTCGAGATCCCGAACGGACGGATTTCCGGATCGTCATGGTTCCCGAGGAGATGAGCGTCTTCGAGTCAAAGCGCCTCCGCCAGCAACTCGAGGAGTTCGACATCCCGGTGGACACCGTCGTCGTCAACCGCGTCATGGAACCGCTTTCGGACGTCACCGAGGACGTCACCGGCGAGTTCCTCCGGCCGAACCTCGAGGACTGTGCGTTCTGCCAGCGCCGCTGGGACGTCCAGCAACAGGCGCTCTCGGAGGCCCAGGAGCTGTTTCGAGGGACGGACGTCCGTCGCGTGCCGCTGCTGGCCGAGGAAGTTCGCGGCGAGGGTATGCTCGAGGTCGTCGCGGCCTGTCTGCGGTAA
- a CDS encoding DNA-3-methyladenine glycosylase family protein, whose translation MVEPDTETSQDGASVLGSDPVLAAVMDRHDLDPLEPAENEFKRLCVSIINQQLSSASAAAVRDRVFSVLDDEVTPDAVLTASSDDLRDAGLSRTKVDFVRNAARAFLERDLTRSGLADHADDEVRAELTRIAGVGPWTARMYLIFVLQRPDVLPLGDLAVRRGIETLYNDGQELTRAEMREIARPWRPHRSLATRYVWAEYES comes from the coding sequence ATGGTCGAACCCGACACCGAGACGAGTCAGGACGGAGCGTCCGTGCTCGGATCGGACCCCGTACTTGCCGCCGTGATGGACCGCCACGACCTCGATCCGCTCGAGCCCGCCGAAAACGAGTTCAAGCGCCTCTGCGTGTCGATCATCAACCAGCAGTTATCGAGCGCGAGCGCGGCCGCGGTCCGCGACCGCGTGTTTTCGGTCCTCGACGATGAGGTCACGCCCGACGCGGTACTTACGGCCTCCAGCGACGACCTCCGGGACGCCGGTCTCTCGCGAACGAAAGTCGACTTCGTCCGAAACGCCGCTCGAGCGTTTCTCGAGCGAGACCTGACGCGTTCGGGGCTGGCCGACCACGCCGACGACGAGGTGCGAGCGGAGCTGACGCGGATCGCGGGCGTCGGCCCGTGGACGGCCCGAATGTACCTCATCTTCGTCCTTCAGCGGCCGGACGTCCTCCCGCTCGGTGACCTCGCCGTCCGGCGCGGGATCGAGACCCTATACAACGACGGACAGGAACTGACTCGAGCGGAGATGCGCGAAATCGCCAGACCCTGGCGGCCGCATCGAAGCCTCGCGACGCGGTACGTCTGGGCGGAGTACGAGTCCTGA